Part of the Xiphophorus couchianus chromosome 2, X_couchianus-1.0, whole genome shotgun sequence genome, ggaaataaaaaatacattcaaccAACAGAgtacagattatgaagtcttgCTATCTTGCCCTTCAATAATCATTAAATGTAGATAGAGAAGACGGGCATATCCGGCTACTTGATCCAATAGTTCATTCCTCCCTTAAGCCCAGTTCACACtacacaatctttttttttttgccgatTTACctcttacaacaatcttagaacgtccaacgttctaagattgtcgcttgccATAATCGTAAtccatcctgtagtgtgtggtgtgttccGACTGATCGGGTCCAGTTGGTAGAACGTcttgtttgtttacattaatTCATGTATGATGTAGTGGGCTTTTACGggattttctgtctgaaatctGAATGCGGTGAGAGAGAGCATGTGGTGTGTTGCTcttgccgtgtggctggacaacCCGATCAAATCGCTATGCCTACAATTTTTTGTCGGTtaatgtgtggtctctcaggttttgaaaatgggccaaCGATCGGTCGACAATTCTAAAATTGTGTAGTGTGAACTGTgcattacactaaggaaattAGGAAGGGAGGAGttagtggagagcaccggagttgctCTCCGGTgccttttttcatccagtgtcagcaatagaaagaaaaaaaggcaggaagaaaTGATAAAtccgataaattaaaatgaggtcgataactttaatttatcttgtgattaattgatttactgttTATCGCAACAGGCCTATAGAGATATGAACCAATGATACTGTTTATTGTGGTGTTCATGGCTACAGAGTCAAATCATGCGACACTTCTGGTTTTCAGAGTTTCTTCTCCATGATGGGGATGGGACCCAGAGTGACATCGCCTTCCCATTCCAAAACTGaacgaaaaaagaaaaaaagccattaGGTATGTAGAAATTATGATTGATCTATTACTGTAATGTTTGTTTAGACAAAATCATATCATTCATAAAAAAGTGTTCTAAAGCACATACGTTCAGGTTTGGTCACATCACGAGCTTTCCTTGAAAATGGGGGATAATAAGGGACTATTGGATCACCAGGAGTTTGTTGTCCTCCTCCACCATCACTACTAATGTCGAGGGGGTTAACGAATGTAATTCTTGGAGCAATATACGACTCCACATCACCAGACTCACAAGAAGCACAAGCTGGATCAACTCCACTAGCCTCTCTCCATCTGGGGACAGAAATGTCAGCAACTGCAGATGAGTGGAAAGAGGAATTGCCTTCCAATTGAAAAGTTgaaggtttgattccagcttcttcCTCTGACATGCTGATGTGCCTCTGGGGAAGGCACTTAACACTAAGCTGTCTAATGTGCTTGTGAATGAATGCATGAGCATTGGTGAGTGCAAATGAGCAAATTTACTCTAGTGTAAAGTGGTAAGAGTGGTCAAAAGGAATAGAAAATCACTATGTTACTTTAGTCCATTTATTAAGTGTGCAAGCATACTCACCCGCCAATATAGGAGCAAGCTCTGTGCTGACCGTCTATGGGATGGGCAGTAGATGTTGCTTTCATGTGGCAGGTAATGTAGATCTGTTAAAGCAAAGGAGGACTAGGGTTAATATTATATGgtacaatataaaaatatctaatttgtCTTGGTCGGAGTGATGCATACCAATCCACTATCAGGATTCTGGAACCTGAAGGCCTCCAACTGGAACTGAAGTTTATTCTCTTCAGTGCGAGCCATGAACCTTGAGTCACAGACTGTGATCCTGGCATCAACCAAACACCTGCATTCAcgcaaaataaagcaaatgaggatgtaacaaatttgttttctgtgttacaTTTATCTTTACTACTCTTGTGAACAAGTTCTCATAACTGTAAGTAATAATTTACCCAAAGTTATCAAGGAAAGCATAATTGGGGCTGGAAGTTGCATCAGGTGAGAGGGTAGCCACACATCTGTCCACGTAAACACGCAGGGGTACATGGAAGTACTGCTTGACGGTAACCTCTATACGGATCAGGTCTCCAAGGAAATACTGGTAGCTTGGCCTTTCACTGAGCCAGTCATCTGTGCAATGATTAGCAAtgatagtatttttttaaatcaactgaAATAGATTTGTTCTCGGATATCACAGATTAATGAGAACAAAATCTGTGATCAACTTAAATGCATTTGAAGTCATGCAGTGTAGCCTAGCAACAACTTAGTAGACATTTGGCAGCAGAAACCAGCCAAATTGATGTGCATTTGTTCTGGAGACAGCATTTATGGAAACTATTGGCTAACAGTTCATTTTTAAGGAAGAGATGGTTCTTACAGATGCTGTGACCTCACATCAGCAAGTTCTACAATTTCTCCAATTTTATACATACAAttgtctttgtattttgtttgcaCAGCTAAAATAGTTGTGTTAATTTTTGTCAAGCTCACCAGTCATAAGTTTCATAGTGAAATACAGGAACTCCTCAGCCATCTTAACTGCAGAGAAAGGGACCCACAGGGGTTCAAGAGGAAGGCTACTCACATTGTGCTTCCTGAAggggaaaataatttaattaaaatgtagaaTTCAACTATTATTCTCAATGTGCCCCATCAAAAATTATAATGGGGATTAAGCCTTTAGTAAGTTCTGAGTTTTCTTTAGAGGTTGTATGCTACATCTAGAGTTGCCAAACTCTTTGACTTTGCTCTACCCACCTTGGGTAGTGGCATTCCACAATCACAGGAGCTTGGGTGGTTCTTACAATTGGAGTAAAACCCAAATTTGAAGGGCTATAGTTGAGAAAGTAGGTGTAGACGAGGGCATCATCTGTTGTCTAGATAAGACATGCCTTAAAACAATTAGCAATCAAACAGAACATATCTTCcaaaattctaataaacatctatgatagttttttttccagaaaaaaaatctgtttcttacAGTTAGCTGGCTCCCACATTTATGCAGTTCAACTTCATAAATCAGCACTTGAGCAACAGGGTCTTCTCCAGTAGGTGGACAGTTACCCAAGATGAGGTCGTTTGGATTGATGGGCTGCCCGATGCCAAACAAGTCCTTCTTGGCCTCCACGTGAGCTATGGCTTCTCTGCACTCAACAGCAACAGTTGCAGCAGGAACCGTTGCTGGATATCTCTGCTCAAATGGCACATTAGGCTTGGGGTCAGGCTGGGGATCATCAGGGTATTTCCAGGTGAGCTCTTTGTCAAATGTCTGCAATTGCTGTTGAAATTGCTGAGATGGTTGTTTTTGAGGTAATGGTTTACCAGGTCTTGCATCACAGAAGCTGCCAAAAGAGACCAGCACCACAACACAAACGGCAATTAATTTAATGATCATGGCTTCACAACAAGTGATCTGAGGAGTTCTCCAGATGTTGTAGAGAATATGGAATTGTGCACCTGCTTTTATAATAGAATGAATCTGTTTACTTGTATTACAATCCCGCCTCCTAACCTGCCCCCATCACATGTCCCTGCCTCAGCTTAGCTACAGAGATGGATCTTGAGCATTATGCCGGCTCTACCTCAAAAAATACGACAGCCCCTGAAACTGACAGTAGATTAGGCAAGCgttatgacaataaaataaatacactgagCATAAggtctttattatttttatgaagcaCATTCTCTTGGATTGAAcgacaaacataaaaacattggcaaactgaaattaaacacAGGTCAGAAAAAGTCAGCGTGACCCAGCATTAGGTATTCCTGCCCTGAGCAAACAGACCAAAGTGCATTGCCAAATCAAATTTTGTTAGAGGGAATCAATAACCTCCAAATCATGATCAGTGTCAAAAAGTGCCGCTTCCACCTGCAAAGTACTGGAGCTACCATAAGCCGTTGGttgtgtaaagaaaaacaaaaaggccaTTGGGGAATTAGGGAAAGAGtagagaaaataacaaaagctgacatttttctttaccTATTTATTGTTCTGTATGTatgtctttattattaaaataataattaagaacaataaaaacaagtaaGGCCAGTTACAAATAATCAGTTTTAGTAACAAACTAATTCATCATATTACTAAGTATTGTAACACAACAATATAtgtctcttttctctctctcgctctctcttacacacgcccacacacacacacacacacactcctatctatctgtctgtctgcctgtctgtctgtttctggaaaaaattaagagaccacttaaaatgatcaattctctgattttactttttatacagtatgtatatgtttgaggaaaatgaacattgtttgtttattctatgaactactgacaacatgccAAAAtcccaagcaaaaattttgtatttattagcagaaaatgagaaatggtcaaaataacaaaacagattCAGTGCTTTAAGACCTCaaacaatgcaaagaaaacaagttcatattcatttagaaacaacaatacaacacccatcaaataaagtgttaccaaaatggTAATATATTGAAAGCACAATGTAATTTGTTTCACCTGGAAAGTGTGTTGTAATGGATCCTTCTGTGTTCTGGTAGCCTGATGTGTTTGCAGTACCGTAGTGTGTATGAAACATGTAATGTACAAAGTggcaaagcagaataataaaagacattaaGTAACTAAAAAGTGTACTTCATTAGCAATTATAATAGACCAAAACTGTAATTGTAGCATACTGTAATCACACTActcatatataaaatatgtaatgccaatatacttaaaatacattctaagtatattttaaatgcaattcaattacaaaaatagtatactcaaaatatattaatcaagcaagtttatattacataaaaagcaaCATACTTAAAGTATATTAAATGAAAAGTTGtagatgtttgcactaatccTTTTACTAAAATATCCtacctgttaaaaaaatattttaaacacagaggtgtttgtaagaataaaacagtatCAGACAGGGGAAACAcgtttttattggaattaaattaaacacagtcaaCAGATCACCGCAACTCTTTTTTGCGCATTAATACGTTTACATTGTGTGACAGACTTGATCAAATGCAGCGCAGCCACAATGTGTCCACCGAACTGCGCAGGTCATTGTGTTCCTGAAATGATAGGATATGATTAATATACATATTACACGGCTATTACACAGCTTCAATTCCACATAGTACCGCTAACATCTATTTAGCAAAGCTTAATAATAAACAGagtgtaattaaactaaaatattttgaaatataggGACAAAATAGCTCAAAAAACAACGTATTTTGTCCGGATTAACCGCTAATGACTTGTTTACAGTAGTAACGACTTTGCAGACGGCAAAACTAAAGCCATTTATAAGCTGCCAGTCATGTAAAGTAAATACATGAAGTAAtacagcagcttaatgaaagccaggcataaaatatattaaataaagcttaccgtaatcttcaataaaata contains:
- the LOC114151190 gene encoding zona pellucida sperm-binding protein 3-like translates to MIIKLIAVCVVVLVSFGSFCDARPGKPLPQKQPSQQFQQQLQTFDKELTWKYPDDPQPDPKPNVPFEQRYPATVPAATVAVECREAIAHVEAKKDLFGIGQPINPNDLILGNCPPTGEDPVAQVLIYEVELHKCGSQLTTTDDALVYTYFLNYSPSNLGFTPIVRTTQAPVIVECHYPRKHNVSSLPLEPLWVPFSAVKMAEEFLYFTMKLMTDDWLSERPSYQYFLGDLIRIEVTVKQYFHVPLRVYVDRCVATLSPDATSSPNYAFLDNFGCLVDARITVCDSRFMARTEENKLQFQLEAFRFQNPDSGLIYITCHMKATSTAHPIDGQHRACSYIGGWREASGVDPACASCESGDVESYIAPRITFVNPLDISSDGGGGQQTPGDPIVPYYPPFSRKARDVTKPELLEWEGDVTLGPIPIMEKKL